From the genome of Aphelocoma coerulescens isolate FSJ_1873_10779 chromosome 26, UR_Acoe_1.0, whole genome shotgun sequence, one region includes:
- the CNTN2 gene encoding contactin-2: protein MGGAAGFIHTSLAVSTFLVWCQAQSGTRSYGPVFEEQPSHTLFPEGSAEEKVTLSCRARAKPPATYRWKMNGTELKLEPDSRYRLVAGDLVISNPVKAKDSGSYQCVASNSRGTVVSREASLRFGFLQEFSAEERDPVKITEGWGVMFTCSPPPHYPGLSYRWLLNEFPNFIPVDGRRFISQTTGNLYIAKTEASDLGNYSCFATSHMDFITKSVFSKFSRLSLAAEDARQFAPSIKARFPADTYALTGQAVTLECFAFGNPVPRIKWRKLDGPQSSKWIGSEPLLQIQHVGFQDEGTYECEAENAKGRDTHQGRIIIHAQPDWLDVISDTEADIGSDLRWSCVASGKPRPTVRWLRDGQPLTSQNRIEVSGGELRFSKLVLEDSGMYQCVAENKHGTVYASAELTVQVLAPDFRLNPVKRLIPAARSGKVIIPCQPRAAPKATVLWTKGTELLVNSSRVTITADGTLILQNISKSDEGKYTCFAENFMGKANSTGILSVRDATKITLAPSSADINVGENLTLQCHASHDPTMDLTFTWSLDDFPIDFDKSEGHYRRASAKEAIGDLSISNAQLRHSGRYTCTAQTVVDSASESATLTVRGPPGPPGGVVVRDIGDTSVQLSWSRGFDNHSPIARYLIEARTLLSSQWKQMRTNPVNIEGNAETAQVVNLIPWMDYEFRVLASNILGIGEPSLPSSKIRTKEAAPTVAPSGLGGGGGAPNELIITWTPTLRDYQNGDGFGYIVSFRRKGSQDWLRARVPHAESLHFVYRNESIAPYTPFEVKIKAYNGKGEGPESLTAIVYSAEEEPKVAPYRVIAKSVLSSEMDVSWEPVEQGEVTGVLLGYEIRYWKDGDKEEAADRVRTAGLVTSAHVTGLNPNTNYHVSVRAYNRAGTGPPSPSTNVTTTRPPPKRPPGNISWTFSGSTVSIKWDPVVAEVDESAVTGYKMLYRQDSHSAPTLYLASKSRIDIPIPEDFTHAFVQIRVTGPGGDGTPAEVHILRNSGTSMMVEDSGTRPVPHAVVITTNSLLMVALISSLEL, encoded by the exons TTTGGTGCCAAGCCCAGAGCGGCACGAGGAGCTACGGGCCGGTGTTCGAGGAGCAGCCGTCCCACACGCTCTTCCCTGAGGGCTCGGCAGAAGAAAAGGTCACCCTGTCGTGCCGGGCACGGGCCAAACCTCCCGCCACCTACAG GTGGAAGATGAACGGCACGGAGCTAAAGCTGGAGCCGGATTCCCGCTACAGGCTGGTGGCCGGGGATTTGGTGATCAGCAACCCCGTGAAAGCCAAGGATTCCGGCTCCTACCAGTGTGTGGCATCCAATTCCAGGGGCACCGTGGTGAGCAGGGAAGCCTCGCTCCGCTTTGGCT TTTTGCAGGAATTCTCGGCGGAAGAGCGGGACCCCGTGAAGATCACCGAGGGCTGGGGGGTGATGTTCACCTGCAGCCCCCCACCCCACTACCCAG gTTTATCCTACCGGTGGCTCCTGAACGAATTCCCCAATTTCATCCCGGTCGATGGGAGACGTTTCATCTCCCAGACCACGGGCAACCTTTACATCGCCAAGACGGAGGCCTCGGACCTGGGCAACTACTCCTGCTTTGCCACGAGCCACATGGATTTCATCACCAAGAGCGTCTTCAGCAAGTTCTCCCGCCTCAGCCTGGCTGCGGAGG ATGCCCGGCAGTTCGCACCCAGCATCAAGGCCAGGTTCCCTGCGGACACCTACGCTCTGACTGGGCAGGCGGTGACCCTGGAGTGCTTCGCCTTTGGAAA CCCCGTTCCCCGGATCAAGTGGAGGAAGCTGGATGGGCCGCAGTCCTCCAAGTGGATCGGCAGCGAGCCCCTGCTGCAGATCCAGCACGTGGGATTTCAGGATGAGGGGACGTACGAGTGTGAGGCGGAGAACGCCAAAGGGAGGGACACCCACCAGGGCCGCATCATCATCCACG cccagcccgACTGGCTGGATGTGATCTCAGACACGGAGGCCGACATCGGGTCCGACCTGCGCTGGAGCTGCGTGGCCTCCGGCAAACCCCGGCCCACGGTGCGGTGGCTGCGGGATGGGCAGCCCCTGACGtcccag AACCGCATCGAAGTGAGCGGTGGAGAGCTGAGATTTTCCAAGCTAGTCCTGGAGGACTCTGGCATGTATCAGTGTGTGGCTGAGAACAAGCATGGCACAGTTTATGCAAGCGCTGAATTAACAGTGCAAG TCTTAGCTCCAGATTTTAGACTAAATCCTGTGAAGCGGCTGATCCCGGCAGCCCGGAGCGGGAAGGTCATCATCCCGTGCCAGCCACGAGCAGCACCGAAAGCCACCGTGCTCTGGACAAAAGGGACAGAACTCCTGGTCAACAGCAGCAG GGTGACGATTACGGCGGACGGGACCTTGATCCTGCAGAACATCAGCAAATCCGATGAGGGAAAATACACCTGCTTTGCTGAGAATTTCATGGGCAAAGCCAACAGCACTGGAATCCTCTCTGTCCGAG ATGCCACCAAGATCACGCTGGCACCATCCAGTGCTGACATCAACGTGGGCGAAAACCTCACCCTGCAGTGCCACGCGTCCCACGACCCCACCATGGACCTCACCTTCACCTGGTCCCTGGATGATTTCCCCATCGACTTCGACAAGTCCGAGGGGCACTACCGGCGAGCCAGCGCG AAGGAGGCCATCGGGGACCTCAGCATCTCCAACGCGCAGCTGCGGCACTCGGGGCGTTACACCTGCACGGCCCAGACCGTGGTGGACAGCGCGTCCGAGTCAGCCACGCTCACCGTCAGAG GACCTCCAGGCCCACCCGGGGGGGTGGTGGTGAGGGACATCGGTGACACCAGCGTCCAGCTGAGCTGGAGCCGCGGCTTCGACAACCACAGCCCCATCGCCAGGTACCTCATCGAGGCCCGGACCCTCCTGTCCAGCCAGTGGAAGCAGATGCGCACCA ATCCCGTAAACATCGAGGGCAATGCGGAGACGGCGCAGGTGGTGAACCTCATCCCGTGGATGGATTATGAGTTCCGGGTCTTGGCCAGCAACATCCTGGGAATCGGGGAGCCCAGTCTGCCCTCCAGCAAAATCCGGACCAAGGAAGCAG CACCGACAGTGGCACCGTCTGGgctcggcggcggcggaggTGCTCCCAACGAGCTCATCATCACCTGGACG CCGACACTGCGGGACTACCAGAATGGGGATGGCTTTGGGTACATCGTGTCCTTCCGGAGGAAGGGCAGCCAGGACTGGCTGAGGGCGCGGGTGCCGCACGCGGAGTCGCTGCACTTCGTGTACCGCAACGAGAGCATTGCGCCCTACACCCCCTTCGAGGTGAAGATCAAGGCCTACAACGGGAAAGGGGAGGGCCCCGAGAGCCTCACAGCCATCGTGTACTCGGCAGAGGAAG AACCCAAAGTGGCTCCTTACAGGGTCATTGCCAAGTCTGTCCTGTCCTCGGAGATGGATGTGTCCTGGGAGCCCGTGGAGCAGGGAGAAGTGACCGGAGTGCTTTTGGGATATGAG ATCCGGTACTGGAAGGACGGGGACAAGGAGGAGGCGGCCGACAGAGTGAGGACGGCGGGGTTGGTGACATCGGCTCACGTCACCGGCCTGAACCCCAACACCAACTACCATGTGTCAGTCCGAGCCTACAACcgggcaggcactggcccccccagcccctccaccaACGTCACCACCACGAGACCTC CACCAAAAAGGCCACCTGGGAACATCTCCTGGACTTTTTCCGGCTCCACAGTCAGCATCAAGTGGGACCCTGTGGTGGCCGAGGTAGACGAGTCAGCAGTGACGGGGTACAAG ATGCTCTACAGGCAGGATTCCCACTCGGCCCCCACCCTGTACCTGGCCAGCAAGAGCCGGATCGACATCCCCATCCCTGAGGATTTCACCCACGCCTTTGTCCAGATCCGGGTGACCGGACCCGGCGGGGACGGGACCCCAGCAGAAGTTCACATCCTCCGGAACAGCG GGACGAGCATGATGGTGGAGGACTCGGGGACGAGGCCGGTGCCACACGCCGTGGTCATCACCACCAACTCCCTGCTGATGGTGGCCCTGATCAGCTCCCTGGAGCTCTGA
- the TMEM81 gene encoding transmembrane protein 81, giving the protein MEHGPVVAILLCALLCLPAALPSGSEPVLLGLKARLVVNSTPCSVTCGLGVKEERLCEVSPAGERRNCSLVRSRCLSDWICGLRHLSVPEGKPLQLSCLSPDAAGLEGQDFGYTWRFARGLITTNDLLFHPFRNPSPSLSFSPALESHSGTYRCDVQVLSSFQLVKRIYFGLRVIPQDLVDLDFQKSLTWEQQLVANGEEPGNATGPREREQQHWEVWEKQWIYEVLLGIGSGAIMGILLSLGLCCLGHVCRKRAAEK; this is encoded by the coding sequence ATGGAGCACGGCCCCGTCGTGGCCATCCTGCTGTGCGCCCTGCTCTGCCTTCCGGCGGCGCTTCCCTCGGGATCGGAGCCGGTCCTGCTGGGGCTGAAGGCCCGGCTCGTGGTGAACTCCACGCCCTGCAGCGTCACCTGCGGGCTGGGCGTCAAGGAGGAGCGGCTGTGCGAGGTCAGCCCGGCCGGGGAGCGCCGCAATTGCTCCCTGGTGCGTTCCCGCTGCCTCAGCGATTGGATCTGCGGCCTCCGGCACCTCAGCGTTCCCGAGGGAAAacccctccagctcagctgcctcTCCCCGGACGCCGCCGGCCTCGAGGGACAGGATTTTGGCTACACCTGGAGGTTCGCCCGCGGGCTCATCACCACCAACGACCtcctgttccatcccttccgcaatcccagcccttccctgagCTTTTCCCCGGCTCTGGAATCGCATTCCGGGACCTATCGCTGCGACGTGCAGGTGCTGAGCTCCTTCCAGCTCGTCAAGAGGATCTACTTCGGCCTCAGGGTGATCCCTCAGGATCTGGTGGATCTCGACTTCCAGAAATCCCtgacctgggagcagcagctggtggcCAACGGGGAGGAACCGGGAAATGCCACCGGCCCCAGAGAgcgggagcagcagcactgggaagtGTGGGAGAAGCAGTGGATTTATGAAGTGCTGCTGGGAATCGGGAGCGGAGCAATCATGGGGATCCTGCTCAGCCTCGGGCTCTGCTGCTTGGGCCACGTTTGCAggaaaagagcagcagagaaatgA